From one Thunnus maccoyii chromosome 6, fThuMac1.1, whole genome shotgun sequence genomic stretch:
- the nars2 gene encoding probable asparagine--tRNA ligase, mitochondrial, whose translation MFQAVAKTLSVASTSSVSRGILSIRHYCKKTPTKLRVSDAISGAELGANVKVQGWVRSVRPQKANLFLNVNDGSSLQSLQIVATSELNDPLLTFGSAVEVTGILKKSPHRNQPVELEAEHIHVIGECNPVDFPFKIKDRHGLEYIRQFPHLRCRTNVFSSLLRIRSEATSGIHSYFKENGFVQIHTPVITSNDCEGAGELFQVEPSSPEYEEDQNFFSVPAFLTVSGQLHLEVMSGAFSKVYTFGPTFRAENSQSRRHLAEFYMVEAEVSFTQSIEDLTKVMEDMFRSATEHVLAHCAEDVDLFHKHVTPGHKDTVDAMLKRRFPTITYSEAIDILNRSSEKFTFPTDWGCDLQTEHEKYLVKHCGNIPVFVTDYPYDLKPFYARDNQDHPEHTAAAVDLLVPGVGELCGGSLREERLDLLRARLEEVGLEDTYSWYLDLRSFGSVPHGGFGLGFERYLQCILGVDNIKDVIPFPRFSHSCLL comes from the exons ATGTTTCAGGCTGTAGCTAAAACGCTTTCTGTTGCATCAACCAGTTCAGTATCTCGGGGGATATTAAGTATTCGACATTATTGTAAGAAGACACCAACGAAACTAAGAGTATCCGACGCAATTTCAGGTGCTGAATTGGGAGCAAATGTCAAAGTACAG GGATGGGTTCGCTCTGTCAGACCTCAAAAGGCAAATCTATTTCTGAATGTGAATGATGGGAGCTCCTTACAGTCATTGCAAATTGTTGCCACTTCAGAGCTGAATGATCC GTTGCTCACATTTGGTAGTGCTGTTGAAGTCACAGGTATCCTTAAGAAAAGTCCACATCGAAATCAGCCAGTTGAACTGGAGGCAGAACATATCCATGTAATTGGAGAGTGTAACCCTGTG GATTTTCCCTTTAAGATCAAAGACAGACATGGGCTTGAGTATATCCGCCAGTTTCCTCATCTCAGGTGTAGAACAAATGTCTTTAGTTCCCTTTTGAGAATACGAAGCGAGGCCACTTCAGGAATTCACTCATATTTCAAG gaaaatgGCTTTGTGCAGATTCACACTCCTGTCATCACCTCAAATGACTGTGAAGGGGCAGGGGAGCTTTTTCAGGTTGAG CCATCAAGCCCAGAGTACGAAGAGGATCAGAACTTTTTCTCTGTTCCAGCCTTCCTGACTGTGTCTGGTCAGCTTCATTTGGAGGTGATGTCAGG GGCTTTTTCTAAAGTCTACACATTTGGGCCAACTTTTCGTGCAGAGAACTCCCAAAGCAGACGCCACCTGGCTGAGTTCTATATGGTGGAGGCCGAGGTCTCCTTCACACAGTCCATAGAGGACCTCACCAAG GTCATGGAGGACATGTTCAGATCTGCCACAGAGCATGTCTTGGCTCACTGTGCGGAGGATGTGGATTTATTTCACAAGCATGTGACTCCTGGACACAAG GACACTGTAGATGCGATGCTAAAGAGGAGGTTCCCTAC GATTACCTACAGTGAAGCTATAGACATCCTAAACCGCAGCTCAGAGAAATTTACCTTCCCAACAGAC TGGGGATGTGACCTTCAGACAGAGCATGAGAAGTATCTGGTGAAACATTGCGGCAACATTCCAGTCTTTGTCACTGATTATCCTTATGATCTCAAACCCTTTTATGCAAGAGACAACCAGGACCATCCTGAGCATACA GCAGCTGCGGTGGACCTCCTTGTGCCGGGAGTTGGAGAGCTCTGTGGGGGCTcgctgagagaggagaggctaGATCTGCTGAGGGCTCGGCTGGAGGA ggTGGGATTAGAAGACACCTACAgctg GTATCTGGATTTGAGGAGTTTTGGTTCCGTCCCTCATGGTGGCTTTGGACTGGGATTTGAGCGATATTTGCAGTGCATTCTCGGTGTAGACAACATAAAAGATGTGATTCCTTTTCCCAGATTCTCCCATTCATGTCTTCTGTAA